Proteins from a single region of Streptomyces spectabilis:
- a CDS encoding response regulator has protein sequence MTRRIRVLLADDQALVRAAFAMLVESAPDMDVVAQAGTGREAVELARARRADLVVMDVRMPDLDGIEATRLIAADEDLAGVKVLMLTTYDTDEHVVEALRAGASGFLVKDTKPAELLDAIRTVAAGESLLSPGPTGRLIARVLRQPETPGGADPAPRSLAALSDRERQVLTLVARGLNNTEVAETLGLSPLTAKTHVSRIMGKLTARDRAQLVITAYEAGLVTPGG, from the coding sequence GTGACGCGGAGGATCCGCGTGCTCCTCGCCGACGACCAGGCCCTCGTGCGCGCCGCGTTCGCGATGCTCGTCGAGTCCGCGCCCGACATGGATGTCGTGGCCCAGGCGGGCACCGGCCGCGAGGCCGTCGAACTGGCCCGCGCCCGGCGCGCGGACCTCGTCGTCATGGACGTCCGCATGCCCGACCTCGACGGGATCGAGGCGACGCGCCTCATCGCCGCCGACGAGGACCTCGCCGGGGTGAAGGTCCTCATGCTCACCACGTACGACACCGACGAGCACGTCGTCGAGGCGCTGCGGGCCGGGGCGTCCGGCTTCCTCGTCAAGGACACCAAGCCGGCCGAGCTCCTGGACGCGATCCGCACGGTGGCGGCGGGCGAGTCCCTGCTGTCCCCGGGCCCGACGGGCCGCCTCATCGCCCGCGTCCTGCGCCAGCCGGAGACCCCCGGCGGCGCGGACCCCGCGCCCCGCTCGCTGGCCGCCCTCTCCGACCGCGAGCGCCAGGTCCTCACCCTGGTCGCCCGAGGCCTGAACAACACGGAGGTGGCGGAGACCCTGGGGCTCAGCCCCCTCACGGCCAAGACCCACGTCAGCCGCATCATGGGCAAGCTCACCGCCCGCGACCGCGCCCAACTGGTCATCACCGCCTACGAGGCGGGCCTCGTCACACCGGGCGGCTGA
- a CDS encoding sensor histidine kinase, with protein sequence MDTATADPCPPEGGSADVPYLPSASRPWWPFSGAAPGTRRALRDDALFALFLAVGDVVLGFVAADGSRSLDLLGWTLLLAAHVPLVWRRRHPMPVLLATIALVAPYHAVDYPHTTAIPVGMVALYTVAVSGRPRRALVTGLVVVGITLVVNASIGPKQVEEILRISGWIVAVLLFGTYVRVHRQYIASVVERAERAERTREEEARRRVAEERLRVARDLHDLLAHSITLVGVQTSVAAHVLAADPERLDRAAIAGALDDIADTCRAARGELRATLEVLRSGPESGDAADEYRGPLPGIDGIGDLAGAARTAGAEVELALAEVAAVPPVVGAAAYRIVQEALTNAVRHGGPGLAVRVAMGERDGTLRVSVTDDGTGAAAPPAARAAPGFGIIGMRERARSVGGTLEAGPRDGRGFEVVAELPLVTRESTAAGEVAGR encoded by the coding sequence ATGGACACCGCGACAGCCGACCCGTGTCCGCCGGAAGGGGGATCCGCCGACGTGCCGTACCTCCCCTCCGCCTCACGCCCGTGGTGGCCGTTCTCCGGCGCCGCGCCCGGGACGCGGCGCGCGCTGCGGGACGACGCGCTGTTCGCCCTGTTCCTCGCCGTGGGCGACGTGGTCCTCGGCTTCGTGGCGGCCGACGGCAGCCGCTCCCTGGACCTGCTCGGCTGGACGCTGCTCCTGGCCGCGCACGTACCGCTCGTCTGGCGCCGCCGCCACCCCATGCCCGTGCTGCTCGCGACGATCGCCCTCGTCGCGCCGTACCACGCGGTCGACTACCCGCACACCACCGCGATCCCCGTCGGCATGGTCGCCCTCTACACCGTGGCCGTGTCCGGACGCCCGCGCCGGGCCCTCGTCACCGGGCTCGTCGTCGTCGGCATCACCCTCGTGGTGAACGCGAGCATCGGCCCCAAACAGGTCGAGGAGATCCTGCGGATCTCGGGCTGGATCGTCGCCGTGCTGCTCTTCGGTACGTACGTACGCGTCCATCGGCAGTACATCGCCTCCGTCGTCGAGCGCGCCGAGCGGGCCGAGCGCACCCGCGAGGAGGAGGCGCGGCGCCGTGTCGCCGAGGAGCGGCTGCGGGTCGCCCGCGATCTGCACGACCTGCTCGCGCACAGCATCACGCTCGTCGGCGTGCAGACGTCGGTGGCCGCGCACGTGCTCGCCGCCGACCCTGAGCGGCTCGACCGGGCGGCCATCGCCGGTGCCCTCGACGACATCGCCGACACCTGCCGCGCCGCGCGCGGCGAACTCCGCGCGACCCTCGAAGTGCTGCGCTCCGGGCCCGAGTCGGGCGACGCGGCCGACGAGTACCGCGGCCCGCTGCCCGGCATCGACGGCATCGGCGACCTCGCGGGGGCGGCCCGTACCGCGGGCGCCGAGGTCGAGCTCGCCCTCGCGGAGGTGGCCGCGGTGCCGCCCGTGGTCGGGGCGGCGGCCTACCGCATCGTGCAGGAGGCCCTGACCAACGCCGTCCGGCACGGCGGCCCCGGCCTCGCCGTGCGCGTGGCGATGGGGGAGCGCGACGGCACCCTGCGCGTGTCCGTGACCGACGACGGCACCGGGGCGGCCGCACCCCCCGCCGCGCGGGCCGCGCCCGGGTTCGGCATCATCGGGATGCGGGAGCGGGCACGCAGCGTCGGCGGGACGCTGGAGGCCGGTCCGCGCGACGGACGGGGGTTCGAAGTGGTGGCGGAACTACCGCTGGTCACACGGGAGTCGACGGCTGCCGGGGAGGTGGCGGGGCGGTGA
- a CDS encoding MMPL family transporter has translation MGAATTTKRRRPRAVPWVLLGIWVAVLALAWPFAGKLGDVQKDRAVDYLPASADSTQVAKIQERLPGGETTELVLVYHRDGGLTAADRKTASAQVRSLDRQFELVATPTGVASKDGSTLMYPVASTAPGIDEEKRDAFVNDVRDVVKGEGGLDADVGGSGALATDASEVYQSLDGPLLYTTVAVVAVLLILIYRSPFLWLVPLVVAGVANFLSMGVAYGLNQAFGTSVSGQSSGIMTILVFGAGTDYALLIVARYREELRRIERPDEAMAAALRGCGPAVLASSGTVAAGLFCLLAADLNSSRGMGPLGAVGVLSALVAMLTLLPPLLVVLGRRVFWPIVPAFGSEPKKRRSLFASMGSSAGRRPLAVLGAGAVLLGALALGAFNLPGNLKQEDSFTSKPDSIAAMETLATAYPERGTQPINVIVPTADADRLLDRARSVPGVDSAERGRTAEKWTELSVVAKAPPQTSAETATIEALRDELDPRGAYVGGPSAEQLDLKDTNARDRLVVVPIVLAAVLLVLVALLRSLVAPLLLLLAVVAVWGASLGIGGLVFEPLFGFEGTDPGLGLLSFVFLVALGVDYGIFLMHRMREECLEGAETGAAALTALRTTGGVIASAGLVLAATFAVLTNMPMVQLVELGFVIAVGVLLDTFLVRTYLVTSASLALGDKVWWPGPLSRRPRTPAPPARDEPELTAVR, from the coding sequence ATGGGGGCCGCGACAACCACCAAGCGCCGACGACCACGTGCGGTGCCCTGGGTGCTGCTCGGCATCTGGGTCGCCGTGCTCGCGCTCGCCTGGCCGTTCGCCGGGAAGCTCGGCGACGTCCAGAAGGACCGGGCCGTGGACTACCTGCCCGCGAGCGCCGACTCCACCCAGGTCGCGAAGATCCAGGAGCGGCTGCCCGGCGGCGAGACCACCGAGCTGGTGCTCGTCTACCACCGCGACGGCGGCCTCACCGCGGCCGACCGGAAGACAGCGTCGGCCCAAGTGCGGAGCCTGGACCGGCAGTTCGAGCTCGTCGCGACGCCCACGGGGGTGGCGTCGAAGGACGGGAGCACCCTGATGTACCCGGTCGCGAGCACCGCGCCGGGCATCGACGAGGAGAAGCGGGACGCCTTCGTCAACGACGTGCGGGACGTCGTCAAGGGCGAGGGCGGCCTGGACGCCGACGTCGGCGGGTCCGGCGCGCTCGCCACCGACGCGAGCGAGGTCTACCAGTCCCTCGACGGGCCCCTGCTCTACACCACCGTCGCCGTGGTGGCGGTCCTGCTGATCCTCATCTACCGCAGCCCGTTCCTGTGGCTCGTGCCGCTCGTCGTCGCGGGCGTCGCCAACTTCCTCTCCATGGGCGTCGCCTACGGCCTCAACCAGGCCTTCGGCACCTCCGTCAGCGGCCAGAGCTCCGGCATCATGACGATCCTCGTCTTCGGCGCGGGCACCGACTACGCCCTGCTCATCGTCGCCCGCTACCGCGAGGAACTCCGCCGCATCGAGCGGCCGGACGAGGCCATGGCCGCCGCCCTGCGCGGCTGCGGCCCCGCCGTGCTCGCCTCCTCCGGCACCGTCGCCGCGGGTCTGTTCTGCCTGCTCGCCGCCGACCTCAACTCCAGCCGCGGCATGGGCCCGTTGGGCGCGGTCGGCGTCCTCTCCGCACTGGTCGCCATGCTGACGCTCCTGCCGCCGCTGCTCGTCGTGCTCGGCCGCCGGGTGTTCTGGCCGATCGTGCCCGCCTTCGGCAGCGAGCCCAAGAAGCGGCGCTCGCTGTTCGCGTCCATGGGCTCGTCCGCCGGGCGCAGGCCGCTGGCCGTCCTCGGCGCCGGGGCCGTGCTGCTCGGCGCGCTCGCCCTCGGCGCGTTCAACCTGCCCGGCAACCTCAAGCAGGAGGACTCCTTCACCAGCAAGCCCGACTCCATCGCCGCGATGGAGACCCTCGCCACCGCCTATCCGGAACGCGGCACCCAGCCCATCAACGTCATCGTGCCGACGGCCGATGCCGATCGACTCCTCGACCGCGCCCGGTCCGTGCCCGGGGTCGACAGCGCCGAACGCGGCCGCACCGCCGAGAAGTGGACGGAGCTCTCGGTGGTCGCCAAGGCTCCGCCGCAGACCTCCGCCGAGACCGCGACCATCGAGGCCCTGCGCGACGAGCTCGACCCGCGAGGGGCGTACGTCGGCGGGCCGAGCGCCGAACAGCTCGACCTCAAGGACACCAACGCCCGCGACCGCCTGGTCGTCGTGCCGATCGTCCTCGCCGCCGTGCTCCTCGTCCTCGTCGCACTCCTGCGCAGCCTCGTCGCGCCGCTCCTGCTGCTCCTCGCGGTCGTCGCGGTGTGGGGCGCGTCCCTCGGCATCGGGGGCCTCGTCTTCGAACCGCTCTTCGGCTTCGAGGGCACCGACCCGGGACTCGGCCTGCTCTCCTTCGTCTTCCTCGTCGCCCTCGGCGTCGACTACGGCATCTTCCTCATGCACCGCATGCGCGAGGAGTGCCTGGAGGGGGCGGAGACCGGCGCCGCCGCGCTCACCGCGCTGCGCACCACGGGCGGCGTGATCGCCTCCGCGGGCCTCGTCCTCGCCGCGACCTTCGCGGTCCTGACCAACATGCCGATGGTGCAACTCGTCGAGCTGGGCTTCGTCATCGCCGTCGGCGTGCTCCTGGACACCTTCCTGGTCCGTACGTACCTGGTGACGTCCGCGAGCCTGGCCCTCGGGGACAAGGTGTGGTGGCCGGGACCGCTGTCACGGCGCCCCCGCACCCCCGCCCCGCCGGCGCGGGACGAGCCCGAACTGACCGCCGTCCGCTGA
- a CDS encoding TerB family tellurite resistance protein — protein sequence MHRVRRLIGTRTAWTTVCDGEFFCPGCGGDRNYQRRSGRRRFVLLGVPLLSRGRTGPVVECAACQDHFGLDALDHPTTIRLAAMLREAVHTVVIAVLTTGGATSRTTLDAAVATLRGAGFDDCTEERVVALVNALAADTGRPGAPDCAPGLAIELHEALGPLAPHLAPAGREALLLKGARIALADGPYTPAERDVLATAGCALTIGTDDVARLMAAAQRTPS from the coding sequence CTGCACCGCGTGCGCCGCCTGATCGGCACCCGCACCGCCTGGACCACCGTCTGCGACGGCGAGTTCTTCTGCCCCGGCTGCGGCGGCGACCGCAACTACCAGCGGCGCAGCGGACGCCGCCGGTTCGTCCTCCTCGGCGTGCCGCTGCTCTCCCGCGGCCGGACCGGGCCCGTCGTCGAATGCGCCGCCTGCCAGGACCACTTCGGGCTCGACGCGCTCGACCACCCCACCACGATCCGGCTCGCCGCCATGCTCCGCGAGGCCGTGCACACCGTCGTCATCGCCGTGCTCACCACCGGCGGCGCCACCTCCCGCACCACGCTCGACGCGGCCGTCGCCACCCTGCGCGGCGCCGGGTTCGACGACTGCACCGAGGAGCGCGTCGTCGCCCTCGTCAACGCGCTCGCCGCCGACACCGGCCGCCCCGGCGCCCCCGACTGCGCGCCGGGGCTCGCCATCGAACTCCACGAGGCGCTCGGCCCCCTCGCCCCGCACCTGGCCCCCGCGGGCCGCGAGGCGCTGCTGCTCAAGGGGGCCCGCATCGCCCTCGCCGACGGTCCCTACACCCCCGCCGAGCGCGATGTGCTCGCCACGGCGGGCTGCGCGCTGACCATCGGCACCGACGACGTGGCCCGTCTGATGGCGGCCGCCCAGCGCACCCCGTCCTGA
- the leuA gene encoding 2-isopropylmalate synthase, whose amino-acid sequence MPNFQRPSAMPIHKYGQYEQVDLPDRTWPDQRITVAPRWLSTDLRDGNQALIDPMSPARKRAMFDLLVKMGYKEIEVGFPSSGQTDFDFVRSIIEDEGAIPDDVTISVLTQAREELIERTVASLKGANRATVHLYNATAPVWRDVVFRGSRDQVKQIAVDGTRLVMEYAEKLLGPETVFGYQYSPEIFTDTELDFALEVCEGVMDTWQPDADREIILNLPATVERSTPSTHADRFEWMSRHLSRRQYVCLSIHPHNDRGTAIAAAELAVMAGGDRVEGCLFGQGERTGNVDLVALGMNLFSQGIDPQIDFSDIDEIRRVYEYCTQMEVHPRHPYAGDLVYTAFSGSHQDAIKKGFDSMESRAAAAGKTVDDIEWAVPYLPIDPKDVGRSYEAVIRVNSQSGKGGIAYVLKNDHKLDLPRRMQIEFSKIIQAKTDAEGGEVSPDAIWSVFQDEYLPNPDNPWGRIQLRASQTTMGDDGADTLTVGAIVDGESTVLTGTGNGPISAFFAALQSVGIDARLLDYQEHTMSAEASAQAASYIECVVGDKVLWGVGIDANTTRASLKAVVSAVNRAAR is encoded by the coding sequence ATGCCGAACTTTCAACGTCCCTCCGCCATGCCGATCCACAAGTACGGCCAGTACGAGCAGGTGGACCTGCCCGACCGCACCTGGCCGGACCAGCGCATCACCGTGGCGCCCCGGTGGCTGTCCACGGACCTGCGGGACGGCAACCAGGCGCTGATCGACCCGATGTCCCCGGCCCGCAAGCGGGCGATGTTCGACCTGCTGGTCAAGATGGGCTACAAGGAGATCGAGGTCGGGTTCCCCTCCTCCGGGCAGACCGACTTCGATTTCGTGCGGTCGATCATCGAGGACGAGGGCGCCATCCCCGACGACGTGACGATCTCGGTGCTCACCCAGGCCCGCGAGGAGCTGATCGAGCGCACCGTCGCGTCCCTGAAGGGCGCCAACCGCGCCACCGTCCACCTGTACAACGCGACCGCGCCGGTCTGGCGCGACGTCGTCTTCCGCGGCTCGCGCGACCAGGTCAAGCAGATCGCCGTCGACGGCACGCGCCTGGTCATGGAGTACGCCGAGAAGCTGCTGGGTCCGGAGACGGTCTTCGGGTACCAGTACAGCCCGGAGATCTTCACCGACACCGAGCTGGACTTCGCCCTGGAGGTCTGCGAGGGCGTCATGGACACCTGGCAGCCCGACGCCGACCGCGAGATCATCCTGAACCTGCCCGCCACCGTGGAGCGCTCGACGCCCTCCACGCACGCGGACCGTTTCGAGTGGATGAGCCGCCATCTGTCCCGGCGACAGTACGTATGCCTGTCCATCCACCCGCACAACGACCGCGGCACCGCCATCGCCGCCGCCGAGCTGGCCGTGATGGCGGGCGGCGACCGCGTCGAGGGCTGTCTGTTCGGCCAGGGCGAGCGCACCGGCAACGTGGACCTGGTCGCCCTGGGCATGAACCTGTTCAGCCAGGGCATCGACCCGCAGATCGACTTCTCGGACATCGACGAGATCCGCCGGGTGTACGAGTACTGCACGCAGATGGAGGTCCACCCCCGCCACCCGTACGCGGGCGACCTCGTCTACACCGCCTTCTCCGGCTCCCACCAGGACGCCATCAAGAAGGGCTTCGACTCCATGGAGTCCCGCGCGGCCGCCGCGGGCAAGACGGTCGACGACATCGAGTGGGCGGTTCCGTACCTGCCCATCGACCCCAAGGACGTCGGCCGCTCGTACGAGGCCGTGATCCGCGTCAACTCGCAGTCCGGCAAGGGCGGCATCGCGTACGTCCTGAAGAACGACCACAAGCTGGACCTGCCGCGCCGGATGCAGATCGAGTTCTCGAAGATCATCCAGGCGAAGACCGACGCCGAGGGCGGCGAGGTCTCGCCCGACGCGATCTGGAGCGTCTTCCAGGACGAGTACCTGCCCAACCCGGACAACCCCTGGGGCCGCATCCAGCTGCGCGCCAGCCAGACGACCATGGGCGACGACGGCGCCGACACGCTGACCGTCGGGGCGATCGTGGACGGCGAGTCCACGGTCCTCACCGGCACCGGCAACGGCCCGATCTCCGCGTTCTTCGCGGCCCTGCAGTCCGTGGGCATCGACGCCCGCCTGCTGGACTACCAGGAGCACACCATGAGCGCCGAGGCCTCCGCGCAGGCCGCCTCGTACATCGAGTGCGTCGTCGGCGACAAGGTCCTGTGGGGCGTCGGCATCGACGCGAATACGACACGTGCATCGCTGAAGGCTGTCGTGTCGGCCGTCAACCGCGCGGCCCGCTGA
- a CDS encoding M4 family metallopeptidase: MTANPTGNPERFEPVFCTIVPPFVLDTLAQNQDPALAGPARRTLQRDAFERTQRRLTTVIGAPSVAAPKGAEEGKPHRTIHDAKHRTDLPGRKVRGEGDKAGKDATVNRAYDGLGATFEVFFKHFARDSIDGGGLPLNATVHYGEDYGNAFWNGEQMVFGDGDREIFLDFTIPVDVIGHELTHGVVQYTANLTYFGQPGALNESMADVFGSLIKQYTLGQTAADADWLIGAGLLAERVTGTALRSMKAPGTAYDDDVLGKDPQPATMDDYVRTGRDNGGVHINSGIPNHAFYLLAQTLGGHAWERAGQIWYAVLTGGELAQDASFTDFAKLTVAAARAKYGDGEELKAVLDAWAQVKVPAT, encoded by the coding sequence ATGACCGCCAACCCAACGGGGAACCCGGAGAGGTTCGAGCCCGTCTTCTGCACCATCGTGCCGCCGTTCGTCCTGGACACCCTCGCCCAGAACCAGGACCCCGCCCTCGCGGGACCGGCCCGCCGCACCCTCCAGCGGGACGCCTTCGAGCGCACCCAGCGCCGTCTGACCACCGTCATCGGCGCCCCGTCCGTCGCCGCGCCCAAGGGCGCCGAGGAGGGCAAGCCGCACCGCACCATCCACGACGCAAAGCACCGCACGGACCTGCCCGGCCGCAAGGTGCGCGGCGAGGGCGACAAGGCCGGCAAGGACGCCACCGTCAACCGCGCGTACGACGGCCTCGGCGCGACCTTCGAGGTGTTCTTCAAGCACTTCGCGCGCGACTCGATCGACGGCGGAGGGCTGCCGCTCAACGCCACCGTCCACTACGGCGAGGACTACGGGAACGCCTTCTGGAACGGCGAGCAGATGGTGTTCGGCGACGGGGACAGGGAGATCTTCCTCGACTTCACCATCCCCGTGGACGTGATCGGCCACGAGCTGACCCACGGCGTGGTCCAGTACACCGCCAACCTCACCTACTTCGGCCAGCCCGGCGCCCTGAACGAGTCCATGGCGGACGTCTTCGGCTCGCTGATCAAGCAGTACACGCTCGGCCAGACCGCCGCCGACGCCGACTGGCTGATCGGCGCGGGCCTGCTCGCCGAGCGGGTCACCGGCACCGCGCTGCGCTCCATGAAGGCCCCGGGCACCGCGTACGACGACGACGTCCTCGGCAAGGACCCGCAGCCCGCCACCATGGACGACTACGTCCGCACCGGCCGCGACAACGGCGGCGTGCACATCAACTCCGGCATCCCGAACCACGCCTTCTACCTGCTCGCCCAGACCCTCGGCGGCCACGCCTGGGAGCGGGCGGGGCAGATCTGGTACGCCGTCCTGACCGGCGGCGAGCTGGCCCAGGACGCGTCGTTCACGGACTTCGCCAAGCTGACGGTC